A window of Rattus norvegicus strain BN/NHsdMcwi chromosome 14, GRCr8, whole genome shotgun sequence contains these coding sequences:
- the Tmed4 gene encoding transmembrane emp24 domain-containing protein 4 isoform 1 precursor (isoform 1 precursor is encoded by transcript variant 1) encodes MAGVGVRPLQGMVRFVLLVLTVCAAGARGLYFHIGETEKRCFIEEIPDETMVIGNYRTQMWDKQKEVFLPSTPGLGMHVEVKDPDGKVVLSRQYGSEGRFTFTSHTPGDHQICLHSNSTRMALFAGGKLRVHLDIQVGEHANNYPEIAAKDKLTELQLRARQLLDQVEQIQKEQDYQRYREERFRLTSESTNQRVLWWSIAQTVILILTGIWQMRHLKSFFEAKKLV; translated from the exons ATGGCAGGTGTCGGGGTCCGACCGCTGCAGGGGATGGTGCGATTTGTGCTGCTGGTGCTTACTGTGTGCGCTGCGGGTGCCCGTGGTCTCTATTTCCACATCGGCGAGACTGAGAAGCGCTGCTTCATCGAGGAAATACCCGACGAGACCATGGTCATCG GCAACTATCGAACTCAGATGTGGGACAAGCAGAAAGAGGTCTTCCTGCCATCGACCCCCGGCctgggcatgcatgtggaggtgaAGGACCCAGACGGCAAG GTTGTACTGTCCCGGCAATACGGCTCCGAGGGCCGTTTCACGTTCACTTCCCACACACCCGGTGACCATCAGATTTGTCTGCACTCCAACTCCACCAGGATGGCTCTCTTCGCTGGAGGCAAACTG CGTGTACACTTGGATATCCAGGTTGGGGAGCATGCCAACAACTACCCTGAGATCGCTGCTAAGGATAAGTTAACAGAGCTACAGCTTCGTGCTCGCCAGTTGCTTGACCAGGTGGAACAGATCCAGAAGGAGCAGGATTATCAGAGG TATCGTGAAGAACGCTTCCGTCTGACCAGTGAGAGCACCAACCAGAGGGTCCTGTGGTGGTCCATCGCCCAGACCGTCATCCTCATCCTCACTGGCATCTGGCAGATGCGTCATCTCAAGAGCTTCTTTGAGGCCAAGAAGCTGGTGTAG
- the Tmed4 gene encoding transmembrane emp24 domain-containing protein 4 isoform 2 precursor (isoform 2 precursor is encoded by transcript variant 2) gives MAGVGVRPLQGMVRFVLLVLTVCAAGARGLYFHIGETEKRCFIEEIPDETMVIGNYRTQMWDKQKEVFLPSTPGLGMHVEVKDPDGKVVLSRQYGSEGRFTFTSHTPGDHQICLHSNSTRMALFAGGKLRVHLDIQVGEHANNYPEIAAKDKLTELQLRARQLLDQVEQIQKEQDYQRVRDLHLEAAVDLYTHCVCNVSAGPFSTQEDVGVTSLHSIVKNASV, from the exons ATGGCAGGTGTCGGGGTCCGACCGCTGCAGGGGATGGTGCGATTTGTGCTGCTGGTGCTTACTGTGTGCGCTGCGGGTGCCCGTGGTCTCTATTTCCACATCGGCGAGACTGAGAAGCGCTGCTTCATCGAGGAAATACCCGACGAGACCATGGTCATCG GCAACTATCGAACTCAGATGTGGGACAAGCAGAAAGAGGTCTTCCTGCCATCGACCCCCGGCctgggcatgcatgtggaggtgaAGGACCCAGACGGCAAG GTTGTACTGTCCCGGCAATACGGCTCCGAGGGCCGTTTCACGTTCACTTCCCACACACCCGGTGACCATCAGATTTGTCTGCACTCCAACTCCACCAGGATGGCTCTCTTCGCTGGAGGCAAACTG CGTGTACACTTGGATATCCAGGTTGGGGAGCATGCCAACAACTACCCTGAGATCGCTGCTAAGGATAAGTTAACAGAGCTACAGCTTCGTGCTCGCCAGTTGCTTGACCAGGTGGAACAGATCCAGAAGGAGCAGGATTATCAGAGGGTAAGGGACTTGCACTTGGAGGCTGCAGTTGACCTTTATACTCACTGTGTGTGCAACGTGTCTGCTGGGCCCTTCTCTACTCAGGAAGATGTGGGAGTTACCAGTCTACACAG TATCGTGAAGAACGCTTCCGTCTGA
- the Ddx56 gene encoding probable ATP-dependent RNA helicase DDX56 isoform 2 (isoform 2 is encoded by transcript variant 2) yields MEDQEALGFEHMGLDPRLLQAVTDLGWSRPTLIQEKAIPLALEGKDLLARARTGSGKTAAYAIPMLQLLLHKKATGPVMEQAVRGLVLVPTKELARQAQSMIQQLASYCARDVRVANVSAAEDSASQRAVLMEKPDVVVGTPSRILNHLQQKNLKLRDSLELLVVDEADLLFSFGFEDELKSLLCHLPRIYQAFLMSATFNEDVQTLKELVLHNPVTLKLQESQLPGPDQLQQFQVVCETEEDKFLLLYALLKLSLIRGKALLFVNTLERGYRLRLFLEQFSIPSCVLNGELPLRSRCHIISQFNQGLYDCVIATDAEILGPQVKAKRQGRGSKGDKASDPESGVARGIDFHHVSAVLNFDLPPTAEAYVHRAGRTARANNPGIVLTFVLPTEQSSLGKIEELLSGEGQAPILLPYQFQMEEIESFRYRCRDAMRSVTKQAIREARLKEIKEELLHSEKLKTYFEDNPRDLQLLRHDLPLHPAVVKPHLGNVPDYLVPAALRGLVHPRKKRRKMPFSRKAKKVKTQNPLRDFKHRGKKPKPTAKPS; encoded by the exons ATGGAGGACCAAGAAGCGCTGGGTTTTGAACACATGGGGCTGGATCCCCGGCTCCTGCAG GCTGTCACCGACTTGGGCTGGTCACGACCTACGCTAATCCAGGAAAAAGCCATACCTCTGGCGCTGGAGGGGAAGGACCTCCTGGCCCGCGCCCGCACAGGCTCCGGGAAGACCGCAGCTTATGCTATTCCGATGCTGCAGTTGCTTCTCCACAAGAAGGCG ACAGGTCCCGTAATGGAACAAGCTGTGAGGGGCCTTGTCCTTGTTCCTACTAAGGAGCTGGCAAGGCAGGCCCAGTCCATGATCCAGCAGCTGGCCTCCTACTGTGCTCGCGATGTGAgagtggctaatgtctcagccgCTGAAGACTCAGCTTCTCAGAG AGCTGTGTTGATGGAGAAGCCCGATGTGGTGGTGGGGACCCCATCCCGGATATTAAaccacttgcagcagaaaaactTGAAACTCCGGGACTCTCTGGAGCTGCTGGTAGTGGACGAAGCTgaccttcttttttcctttggctttGAGGATGAACTCAAGAGTCTTCTCTG TCACTTGCCTCGGATTTACCAGGCTTTTCTCATGTCGGCCACTTTCAATGAGGATGTGCAAACCCTGAAGGAGCTAGTGCTACATAACCCG GTTACTCTCAAGTTACAGGAGTCCCAGCTGCCGGGGCCAGATCAGCTCCAGCAGTTTCAGGTGGTCTGTGAGACTGAGGAAGACAAGTTCTTGCTGCTGTACGCTCTGCTCAAGCTGTCCCTGATCCGGGGCAAAGCGCTTCTCTTTGTCAACACTCTAGAGAGAGGTTACCGGCTCCGTCTTTTCCTGGAGCAGTTCAGCATTCCCTCCTGCGTGCTCAATGGAGAACTCCCACTGCGCTCCAG GTGCCACATCATCTCACAGTTCAACCAAGGCTTGTATGATTGCGTCATAGCCACAGACGCAGAAATCCTGGGACCCCAAGTCAAAGCCAAGCGGCAAGGCCGCGGGTCCAAAGGAGACAA GGCATCTGATCCTGAGTCAGGTGTGGCCCGGGGCATAGACTTCCACCATGTGTCTGCCGTCCTGAATTTTGACCTTCCTCCCACTGCAGAAGCCTATGTCCACCGAGCTGGCAG GACAGCTCGAGCCAACAACCCAGGCATAGTTCTGACCTTCGTGCTGCCCACGGAACAGTCTTCTTTGGGAAAGATTGAGGAGCTTCTCAGTGGAG AGGGCCAGGCCCCCATCCTGCTTCCCTACCAGTTCCAGATGGAGGAGATTGAAAGCTTTCGCTATCGATGCAGG GATGCCATGCGCTCCGTGACGAAGCAGGCCATTCGAGAGGCAAGgctgaaggagatcaaggaggAGCTTCTGCACTCAGAGAAGCTCAAG ACATACTTTGAAGACAACCCCAGGGACCTCCAGCTGCTACGCCATGATCTGCCCTTGCACCCGGCAGTGGTGAAGCCTCATTTGGGCAATGTCCCCGACTACTTGG TTCCTGCCGCTCTTCGTGGCCTTGTACATCCTCGAAAGAAACGGAGAAAGATGCCCTTCTCTAGAAAGGCTAAG AAGGTGAAGACCCAGAACCCACTGCGTGACTTCAAGCACAGGGGGAAGAAGCCTAAACCCACAGCAAAGCCTTCTTGA
- the Ddx56 gene encoding probable ATP-dependent RNA helicase DDX56 isoform 1 (isoform 1 is encoded by transcript variant 1) — MLQLLLHKKATGPVMEQAVRGLVLVPTKELARQAQSMIQQLASYCARDVRVANVSAAEDSASQRAVLMEKPDVVVGTPSRILNHLQQKNLKLRDSLELLVVDEADLLFSFGFEDELKSLLCHLPRIYQAFLMSATFNEDVQTLKELVLHNPVTLKLQESQLPGPDQLQQFQVVCETEEDKFLLLYALLKLSLIRGKALLFVNTLERGYRLRLFLEQFSIPSCVLNGELPLRSRCHIISQFNQGLYDCVIATDAEILGPQVKAKRQGRGSKGDKASDPESGVARGIDFHHVSAVLNFDLPPTAEAYVHRAGRTARANNPGIVLTFVLPTEQSSLGKIEELLSGEGQAPILLPYQFQMEEIESFRYRCRDAMRSVTKQAIREARLKEIKEELLHSEKLKTYFEDNPRDLQLLRHDLPLHPAVVKPHLGNVPDYLVPAALRGLVHPRKKRRKMPFSRKAKKVKTQNPLRDFKHRGKKPKPTAKPS, encoded by the exons ATGCTGCAGTTGCTTCTCCACAAGAAGGCG ACAGGTCCCGTAATGGAACAAGCTGTGAGGGGCCTTGTCCTTGTTCCTACTAAGGAGCTGGCAAGGCAGGCCCAGTCCATGATCCAGCAGCTGGCCTCCTACTGTGCTCGCGATGTGAgagtggctaatgtctcagccgCTGAAGACTCAGCTTCTCAGAG AGCTGTGTTGATGGAGAAGCCCGATGTGGTGGTGGGGACCCCATCCCGGATATTAAaccacttgcagcagaaaaactTGAAACTCCGGGACTCTCTGGAGCTGCTGGTAGTGGACGAAGCTgaccttcttttttcctttggctttGAGGATGAACTCAAGAGTCTTCTCTG TCACTTGCCTCGGATTTACCAGGCTTTTCTCATGTCGGCCACTTTCAATGAGGATGTGCAAACCCTGAAGGAGCTAGTGCTACATAACCCG GTTACTCTCAAGTTACAGGAGTCCCAGCTGCCGGGGCCAGATCAGCTCCAGCAGTTTCAGGTGGTCTGTGAGACTGAGGAAGACAAGTTCTTGCTGCTGTACGCTCTGCTCAAGCTGTCCCTGATCCGGGGCAAAGCGCTTCTCTTTGTCAACACTCTAGAGAGAGGTTACCGGCTCCGTCTTTTCCTGGAGCAGTTCAGCATTCCCTCCTGCGTGCTCAATGGAGAACTCCCACTGCGCTCCAG GTGCCACATCATCTCACAGTTCAACCAAGGCTTGTATGATTGCGTCATAGCCACAGACGCAGAAATCCTGGGACCCCAAGTCAAAGCCAAGCGGCAAGGCCGCGGGTCCAAAGGAGACAA GGCATCTGATCCTGAGTCAGGTGTGGCCCGGGGCATAGACTTCCACCATGTGTCTGCCGTCCTGAATTTTGACCTTCCTCCCACTGCAGAAGCCTATGTCCACCGAGCTGGCAG GACAGCTCGAGCCAACAACCCAGGCATAGTTCTGACCTTCGTGCTGCCCACGGAACAGTCTTCTTTGGGAAAGATTGAGGAGCTTCTCAGTGGAG AGGGCCAGGCCCCCATCCTGCTTCCCTACCAGTTCCAGATGGAGGAGATTGAAAGCTTTCGCTATCGATGCAGG GATGCCATGCGCTCCGTGACGAAGCAGGCCATTCGAGAGGCAAGgctgaaggagatcaaggaggAGCTTCTGCACTCAGAGAAGCTCAAG ACATACTTTGAAGACAACCCCAGGGACCTCCAGCTGCTACGCCATGATCTGCCCTTGCACCCGGCAGTGGTGAAGCCTCATTTGGGCAATGTCCCCGACTACTTGG TTCCTGCCGCTCTTCGTGGCCTTGTACATCCTCGAAAGAAACGGAGAAAGATGCCCTTCTCTAGAAAGGCTAAG AAGGTGAAGACCCAGAACCCACTGCGTGACTTCAAGCACAGGGGGAAGAAGCCTAAACCCACAGCAAAGCCTTCTTGA